The Arcanobacterium pinnipediorum genome includes a region encoding these proteins:
- the dnaJ gene encoding molecular chaperone DnaJ produces the protein MADYYQTLGVDRNATPEEIKKAYRKLARKLHPDVAGPDGAEQFKEVSEAYDVLSNKEKRQMYDMGGADAVKNGGGGFGNAGFAFDGGFGDIFSSFFGGGAAERGPASRVRRGADSLVRLDLDLKEVVFGVEKKISIDALVECGTCHGNMSAPGTEPVTCPQCHGSGSMQRVTNSILGQMVSVVACNQCQGYGTIITSPCPECAGEGRVRANRSVTVNIPAGVENGMRIRMQGRGDAGQAGGPAGDLFLEVYIGEDPLFARQGDNLVGAIEIPMTAAALGTTLDVETFDGPHTIKIEPGMQAGDIITLPGLGVGRLHRGTRGDLKLQMAVVTPTDLDDEQRSLLEQLAELRGEERHTKPVTAGASVFSKLRDKFTGRA, from the coding sequence GTGGCTGATTATTACCAAACTCTTGGTGTAGACCGGAATGCAACCCCGGAAGAAATCAAGAAAGCTTACCGCAAATTAGCGCGTAAGCTCCATCCTGACGTCGCCGGGCCAGATGGCGCCGAACAGTTTAAAGAAGTCTCTGAGGCCTACGATGTACTGTCGAACAAAGAAAAGCGCCAAATGTATGACATGGGTGGCGCAGATGCAGTCAAAAACGGTGGCGGCGGATTCGGTAACGCAGGCTTTGCTTTCGACGGCGGATTCGGCGATATTTTCTCCAGTTTCTTTGGCGGCGGGGCAGCTGAGCGCGGACCTGCTTCGCGGGTTCGACGCGGCGCAGATTCTCTAGTTCGTCTCGATTTAGACCTCAAAGAGGTAGTTTTTGGGGTGGAGAAGAAGATCAGCATCGATGCGCTGGTCGAATGTGGAACGTGCCATGGCAACATGAGCGCGCCAGGCACCGAACCGGTGACCTGCCCACAATGCCACGGTTCTGGCTCGATGCAACGCGTCACGAATTCGATTCTCGGCCAAATGGTGTCTGTTGTGGCCTGTAACCAATGCCAAGGATATGGCACTATTATTACCTCCCCATGCCCGGAGTGCGCAGGTGAAGGCCGGGTACGAGCAAACCGATCCGTTACGGTCAATATTCCTGCCGGTGTAGAAAACGGGATGCGTATTCGCATGCAAGGACGTGGCGATGCTGGCCAAGCCGGTGGTCCAGCAGGTGATTTGTTCCTTGAAGTCTATATTGGTGAAGATCCGCTCTTTGCGCGCCAAGGCGATAACTTGGTTGGTGCCATCGAAATTCCGATGACTGCCGCAGCTTTAGGAACCACACTCGATGTGGAGACCTTCGACGGTCCACACACCATAAAGATCGAACCAGGAATGCAAGCTGGCGATATTATCACCTTACCGGGCTTGGGAGTGGGTAGATTACATCGCGGTACGCGCGGTGATTTGAAGTTGCAGATGGCGGTAGTAACTCCAACCGATCTCGACGACGAACAGCGTTCGTTACTCGAACAACTAGCCGAGCTTCGGGGCGAGGAACGGCATACTAAACCGGTTACTGCAGGAGCTTCAGTTTTTTCAAAATTGCGCGATAAGTTTACTGGGCGAGCTTAA
- the hrcA gene encoding heat-inducible transcriptional repressor HrcA produces MLDQRKKIVLNAIVRDYVATREPVGSKGIVERHKLGVSPATVRNDMSHLEEAGLIVQPHTSAGRIPTDAGYREFVDSIHDIKPLSIAERRAIEKVLTCAEDLDDVLERATRALARITGQVAIIQYPSLRRTVLRHVELVPLGQLRVLLIIITDEGRVEERTLTLNEPTTSENIATVRNIVNAQCVGKKLSDLDQALANVYADVPESTSNLAQTIGEMIVQVLAADSEEHVVVAGRKNLAQYDADFNGTMSDLLDILEEQVVLMRMLAPTQGGLAVQIGRENTEAKIDNASVVSTSYSGTNQSSVARLGIIGPTRMDYQRTMSGVHAVAKYLSDILSGTHESR; encoded by the coding sequence GTGTTAGATCAACGCAAGAAAATCGTGCTTAACGCGATTGTGCGTGACTACGTTGCCACCCGCGAACCTGTTGGTTCTAAAGGTATTGTCGAACGGCATAAGCTAGGAGTTTCTCCGGCAACAGTGCGAAACGATATGTCCCACTTAGAAGAAGCTGGCCTCATCGTTCAACCCCACACCTCAGCAGGGCGCATACCAACAGATGCCGGATACCGGGAGTTTGTCGATTCCATTCATGACATCAAACCGCTCTCGATTGCTGAACGTCGCGCCATAGAAAAGGTCTTAACATGTGCCGAAGATCTTGATGACGTTTTAGAACGCGCCACAAGAGCGTTAGCACGTATCACCGGGCAAGTTGCCATTATTCAATATCCATCGCTGCGTCGCACAGTTTTGCGCCATGTGGAGTTGGTTCCGTTAGGCCAACTTCGGGTCTTGTTAATCATTATTACCGACGAAGGGCGAGTCGAAGAGCGAACCTTGACGCTCAACGAGCCAACAACGAGTGAGAATATCGCCACCGTGCGCAACATTGTCAATGCCCAGTGCGTGGGCAAGAAACTTTCCGATCTAGATCAGGCCTTAGCCAACGTTTACGCAGACGTCCCCGAATCGACGTCGAACCTGGCGCAAACAATCGGGGAGATGATCGTTCAAGTCTTAGCCGCTGATTCTGAAGAACACGTTGTTGTTGCAGGACGAAAGAACCTCGCCCAATACGATGCCGATTTCAACGGTACAATGTCTGACTTACTTGACATCTTGGAAGAACAAGTTGTGCTAATGCGCATGCTGGCACCAACTCAAGGTGGCCTTGCAGTCCAGATCGGCCGCGAAAACACTGAAGCAAAAATTGATAACGCCTCGGTTGTATCAACCTCGTATTCGGGAACAAACCAATCCTCAGTTGCTCGGCTAGGGATCATTGGTCCAACACGCATGGACTATCAGCGCACCATGTCTGGGGTGCATGCGGTAGCAAAATACTTATCCGATATTCTCTCTGGGACGCATGAGTCCCGCTAA
- a CDS encoding 16S rRNA (uracil(1498)-N(3))-methyltransferase: protein MTLPVYIDTTLTQISPGDVVQLSAGEAHHAATVRRTRVGEHIDVVNGRGLRVTIAVTAVSKTELVGSALAVEQDQPHGAHITLVQALAKGGRDEQAVETATEYGADSFIPWQAERSIVSWSDPAKARKGQAKWEASAIAAAKQSRRSWVPQVRDVVSSKELAQYISQVVADGGRVFVCHETASQTLVSALDQLGEHIVLIVGPEGGITDQEREMFLNAGAQIVLLGQNVLRSATAGPWAIAVIRANA, encoded by the coding sequence ATGACACTTCCCGTATATATTGATACCACCCTGACTCAGATCAGCCCAGGCGATGTTGTGCAACTGAGCGCAGGCGAAGCCCATCATGCAGCCACAGTGCGCCGCACCCGCGTTGGCGAACACATCGACGTCGTCAATGGCCGTGGTTTGCGCGTAACCATCGCAGTTACAGCGGTATCGAAAACCGAACTCGTGGGGTCTGCGCTGGCCGTAGAGCAAGATCAGCCCCACGGAGCACACATTACGTTAGTCCAAGCCCTAGCAAAGGGTGGGCGCGATGAGCAAGCCGTAGAGACCGCCACTGAATATGGCGCCGATAGTTTCATTCCGTGGCAGGCAGAGCGCAGTATTGTTTCGTGGTCTGACCCGGCTAAAGCCCGCAAAGGTCAAGCCAAATGGGAGGCCAGCGCCATAGCTGCCGCAAAACAATCGCGCAGATCGTGGGTGCCACAGGTTCGTGATGTGGTTTCGAGCAAAGAATTAGCACAATATATTTCCCAGGTGGTTGCCGATGGTGGGCGTGTCTTTGTCTGTCATGAAACGGCTAGTCAAACGCTAGTATCCGCCCTTGACCAGCTTGGGGAGCACATCGTACTTATTGTTGGACCTGAAGGTGGTATCACCGATCAAGAGCGCGAAATGTTCCTTAACGCCGGCGCCCAGATAGTACTTCTTGGTCAAAACGTGTTACGTTCCGCTACTGCTGGTCCGTGGGCTATCGCTGTTATTCGAGCAAACGCGTAG
- a CDS encoding PhoH family protein: MTHVVTVPERIPMINVLGQRDDVLRVLEKGLAPVQLHVRGREIRITGSQPEIDVARDLISELISVASSGQHLTTEAVERALKLTVEGLRRPTEVLTTDILTARGKTIRPKTLGQKEYVDAIDENTIVFGIGPAGTGKTYLAMAKAVVALQTNQVKRIIMTRPVVEAGESLGYLPGSLNDKIDPYMRPLYDALYDMIDPEAIPKLLAAGTIEVAPLAYMRGRTLNDAFVILDEAQNTTPEQMKMFLTRLGFNSKIVVTGDLTQVDLPRHAKSGLGLVRRILRNVDHIKFSELGASDVVRHRLVADIIDAYARYAGEDTHD; encoded by the coding sequence ATGACTCATGTAGTAACCGTTCCCGAGCGTATCCCGATGATTAACGTCCTAGGGCAACGCGATGATGTGTTGCGCGTGTTAGAAAAAGGCCTGGCGCCAGTGCAGTTACATGTGCGTGGGCGTGAAATCCGTATCACCGGCAGCCAGCCAGAGATCGACGTGGCGCGCGACCTCATCAGCGAACTGATTTCCGTTGCAAGCTCAGGTCAACATTTGACTACTGAGGCTGTCGAGCGCGCTTTGAAGCTCACTGTTGAGGGATTGCGGCGACCAACTGAGGTGTTAACAACCGATATTCTCACCGCTCGTGGCAAAACTATTCGGCCAAAAACATTGGGACAAAAAGAATATGTGGATGCTATTGACGAAAACACCATTGTTTTTGGTATTGGCCCCGCTGGTACTGGAAAAACATATTTAGCGATGGCTAAAGCGGTTGTAGCGCTGCAAACAAATCAGGTCAAGCGCATTATTATGACGCGCCCGGTCGTCGAAGCTGGCGAATCGTTGGGTTATTTGCCTGGGTCACTCAATGACAAAATTGATCCATATATGCGTCCCCTCTACGATGCGCTCTATGACATGATCGATCCAGAAGCGATACCGAAATTGCTTGCGGCAGGCACAATTGAGGTGGCCCCACTGGCTTATATGCGTGGACGTACCCTCAATGACGCATTTGTGATTTTAGATGAGGCACAAAACACTACTCCTGAGCAAATGAAGATGTTTTTGACACGGCTCGGGTTTAACTCAAAGATCGTAGTTACTGGTGACCTGACTCAGGTGGATTTACCGCGTCATGCAAAGTCAGGTTTGGGGCTCGTGCGTCGGATCTTGCGCAATGTAGACCACATTAAATTTAGTGAACTCGGCGCCTCGGATGTGGTCCGTCATCGATTAGTTGCCGATATTATTGATGCCTATGCGCGCTATGCAGGGGAGGATACTCATGATTGA